The sequence acaaaacaggTTAATATTCGGAACAGCTGGGTGTGGGAGAGCTGGTGGGGACCATAACCACAGAGGATAAGtagagggctggggaggggagggcaagggAAGTGTGATAATAAATATCAAAGAGGAACAAGGATGTGAAAGTCAGCTTGTGTTGAGAACAGGATTTGTCCTTCAAAAGGTCTATGTCAACTCCAACTCTGCCAGTGACTAGTTGGACCACTTAACTGGGCCGAGTCTCCTCGTCCGTATATGGGACAGAGATACCCAAGCAGAGGGTGTTAACTTTGGGGGAAAGGTCTGCAGGTCTGTGCCTGAGGTGCTTCTATTCCTTTCCTCCTTGGCTCTACCCGGTGGCCCTGGTGGGCTTAGGGCAGTAGAGACCAGTGTTCATCAGCCTGCAGGGGGCTTGCAGCCAGGTGAGGGAAGGGGTCTTGGGCTATGCTCCTTAACCCTTGGATGTCTGGCATGATACGcccgttttctttctttttttaaatttatttatttattttttaacatttttggctgcgttgtgtcttcgttgctgcacgcgggcctttgctagttgtggtgagcgggggctactctttgttgcggtgcggtggcttctcgttgcggagcacgggctctaggcgcacgggctcagtagtggtggctcgcaggctctagagcgcaggctcagtagctgtggcgcacgggcttagttgctccgcggcatatgggatcttcccggaccagggctcgaacccatgtccgctgcattggcaggtggattcacaaccactgcgccaccagggaagccccgtgcagTGGTTCTTAATCTAGAATCTGATATTCGAATTATTTGGGGAGCTTTTAAATATACCAATGCCTGGGTGTTACCCCAGCATCTCATTGCCTCCGCTCATTCATTGGTGCTTAGCATTGGCCGACAGCACTGCCCAGGAGGGTCAATCTGGCGGAATTTCTGGGTACCAGGCCATCCAAAGAGACCTGCTTTTCCTGTCCCAACTCGGGGATCTCTGCCAATGCCTCCTACGTGCTCCCTGGTTGTCCCCCACGATCAGCGCTCGGCCAGCGGCTCAGCCTCCATCCCTTTCCCCCGCGGGCCTCAATCTACAGCTGCCCATCCTCTCACCCCAGATCTACGCAccatctctgcctccctctgCATCCTTTTGTCCTCCCAGGATCACTGTGAGATGGGCCTCTTTGCCTAAACCCTTTCAGTCCAGACGCTCACTCAAAGCCACATTCGCTGGTCCGACAGCCACCCTTGGAACTAGCCAGCGGATGTGGACCGAGCCCGCCGCGGGAGTGCCCTTAAAATGACTTCAGACCCCTTCCCGGGACAGAGAGCGCAGCTTCCCTAAGCTTTCGTGCCCCTGAGTAAAATCTCTTGTCTGCCAGAACTGGGCAGACAAAACCAGGGCATTTTTAGTTTCCACGTTTGACAAACGTCCACGGAGCATGTGCGACCCCACCCGAGAGACTCCGCGGCGGCTTCACCTGTGGCACCTTTCCCATCCTCCGTCCGAGTGCTGCTTTTCGAACTCCCAGTTTTTGTTACCTCTTCAGCGGCGATGTAAAAGGTTCTTATCATCCCGTACGGCTGTTCAGAAGGGTCCTTGTTGCCGCAGCTGCTGACCTCATATATTAGATTCATGCCTCTCGTGAAGTGGTACAGGGTGGAGCAAAACACCCTGCAGATGCCTGGAAGAGAAATAGCTTGGCGTTGTGTGCGATGCTCGAGAGTTTGATTTTCGTTTGCTAGCAAACCtatgtaatttatttcaaaataacccATAAGGTggatttttcaaatatctttatacagtatttaaaaatcagacGCCAAGGGGAATAAATTACTCTGAATATATTTACTTATGGGGAAAACAATACCATCTGAAATTCATTTGTCATGGACAAATACAACTTGCAAAGTTGTTGCCAATAGATGATTTCTCTGGGTCTTCCCTGTTGTGCACACCTATTAGAAGATGGTCACTCCTAGAAAATCACTGATAGGTGATGATTATCTTCGCCCCACCCAGTTTAAAAGGAACTCATTACCCTTAAAATGAATATTCTAGACAAAGTTCAAATTAGGTCACGTTTCTGAAGTCATGACTTTTGCCCTAAAGGCGTTCATAAGCTATAAAGTGCAATACACAagtaaggtattattattaaagCCAAATGTATTTCTTCATTAAGCCCTTGCACAGAGGGTGGTCTTGTtgctgccatttgcagcaacatggatggacctagatattgtcatactgagtgaagtatgtcagacaaacacaaatatatgatttcgtttatatgtggaatctaaaaaaatggtacaaatgaacctatttacaaaacagaaatagagtcacagatgtagaaaacaaacttatggttaccaagNNNNNNNNNNNNNNNNNNNNNNNNNNNNNNNNNNNNNNNNNNNNNNNNNNNNNNNNNNNNNNNNNNNNNNNNNNNNNNNNNNNNNNNNNNNNNNNNNNNNNNNNNNNNNNNNNNNNNNNNNNNNNNNNNNNNNNNNNNNNNNNNNNNNNNNNNNNNNNNNNNNNNNNNNNNNNNNNNNNNNNNNNNNNNNNNNNNNNNNNNNNNNNNNNNNNNNNNNNNNNNNNNNNNNNNNNNNNNNNNNNNNNNNNNNNNNNNNNNNNNNNNNNNNNNNNNNNNNNNNNNNNNNNNNNNNNNNNNNNNNNNNNNNNNNNNNNNNNNNNNNNNNNNNNNNNNNNNNNNNNNNNNNNNNNNNNNNNNNNNNNNNNNNNNNNNNNNNNNNNNNNNNNNNNNNNNNNNNNNNNNNNNNNNNNNNNNNNNNNNNNNNNNNNNNNNNNNNNNNNNNNNNNNNNNNNNNNNNNNNNNNNNNNNNNNtgacatatacacactactatatataaaatggataactaataaaaatgtactgtgtagcacagggaactctactcaatactctgtaatgacctatacgggaatagaatctaaaaatagtggatatatgtatatgtataattgattcactttgctgtacagcagaagctaacacattataaatcagctatactctaataaaaattaatttttaaaatgtgattaattaaattagaattaaagaaaaaaataataaaattatttgttctagttctgtgaaaaatacccttggtatttttatagggattgcattgaatctgtagattgccttgagtagaatggtcattttaacaatattgattcttactATACAAGAACAcagtatctttccatctgtttttgttgtcttcaatttctttcaccagtgtcatagttttctgagtacaggtcctTTACCTCCtggggtaggtttattcctaggtattttattatttttgatgtgatggtaaatgagataGTTTCcttgagtttttttcttataatgcaTTGTTAGTGTGtataaatacaacagatttctatatattaattttatattctgcaacttactgaattcattgatgagctctagtagttttctggtgatgtctttaggattttctaagtataggatcatgccatctgcaaacaatgacattttgtcttctttccaatttgaatgccttttatttcttttccttctctgattgctgtggctaggacttccaatactttattgaataaaagtggtgagagtgggcatcattgtcttgttcctgatcttagaggaaatgttttcaccttttcacaattgagtatgatgttagctgtggagctgtaatatacggcctttattatgttgaggtatgttccctctatgccaactttctggagaatttttatcataaatgggtgttgaattttgtcaaaagctttttctgcatctattgagatgatcatatagtttttactcttcagttaatgtggtatatcacatcgattgatttgtggatattgaaaaatctttccatccctgagataaattccacttgatcattgtgtattatccttttaatgtattgttgaattcagtttgctaatattttgttgaggattttttcatctatgttcatcagtgatattggcctgtaattttccttttttgtgatatctttgtctggttttggtatcaaggtgatggtggcctcagagaatgagttcagaagtatcctttactttgcagttattttgaataattttaaaaggtaggtgttaactcttctctaaatgtttggtagagttcccctgtgaagccatctggtcctggacttttgtttgttgggagttttaaaattactgattcaatttcattactggtaatttgtctgttcatattttctattcctgatTCAGTCCTGGGAGATTGTacatgtctaagaatttgtccatttcttccaggttgtccattttattggcatatagttgcttgtagtagtctcttatgatcctctgtatttctatggtgtctgctgtaacttctcctttttcatttctgattttattgatttgggttcCCTCtggttttttcttgatgagtctggctaaagttttatcaattttgtttattttttcaaagaaccaacgtttagtttcatttatcttttcaattttggggggtctctatttcacttatttctgctcttatctttatcatttcttgccTTTTACTAACGTTGGGTttgttagttcttctttctctatttcctttaggtgtaaatttaggttgtttatgtgagatttttcttttttcctgaggtaaacttttattgctttaaactctcttagaactatttttgctctatcccataggttttggattatcatgttttcatttgcatttgtctctaggtattttttgatttcctctttgatttcttcattgatgcactggttgtttagtagcatattgttcagccttcacatgttgtgtttttttcagttttttctcatGGTTAATTTCTAGTCTTATAGAGTTGtcgtcagaaaaggtgcttgatgtgatttcaattttcttaaatttatggagGCTTGTTTAGTGGCCCAGCATGTAATCTaacctggagagtgttccatttgcacttgaaaagaatgtgtagtcTGCAGCTctcagatggaatgttctatatatatctattaagttcatatgatctaatgtgtcatttaaggccagtgttttcttattgattttctgtctggatgatctgtccattgatgtaagtggggtattaaagtcctctattattattgtgttactgttgatttctcccttttgtgtctgttaatatttgccttatgcatttaggtgctcttatgttgggtgcatatatatttacaattgttacatattcttcttggattgattccttttccattatggagcgtccttctttgtcttttgtaacagtctttagagtctattttatctgatgtaagtattgctagcctggatttcttttgatttccatttgcttggaataactttttctatcccctcactttcagtctgtctcaCTCAGCTCTGAAGTAAGTCTCTTGTAAGCAGTATATAGAggagtcttttttatttttattttttaatttattttttaatttattttttaaatttttatttttttgtgtgtggtatgcgggcctccctctgctgtggcctctcccgttgcggaggacaggctccggacgcgcaggctcagcggccatggctcacgggcccagccgctccgcggcatgtgggatcctcccagaccggggtgcgaacccggttcccctgcatcggcaggcggacgcgcaaccgctgcgccaccagggaagccctagatgagtcttttttaatccagtcatccaccctatgtctttttttttttttgcatttgaatAAAAGATTTACTTTCATCTCAGGAAAAACAGGTAGTTAGGGATACACACTACATTTTACAGCCCACATTAGTTTGTAGTTGGTCCTAATCCTTCCTGGCACAGCTGTCAACAGCATCAGCTGTTTTAACCAGAACCAAGGTGTTCACCCCCAAGAGAATGTACACAGATGACACTAGAGGACTGCAGGGTTTTCCCTGAGAGAAACATTAGACAGACAGAAGTTGCTGAGAGAGCCATCTTTCCAAGCAGCCCCTCTCTTTCCATTTTGGAGGATTTGCCTGAACTATGCAGCTAGTCAGCACTTAAAACTTGTGCCTCTTCTCCCTATAGAATCACCCACCCTGCCCCAAAGCACTTGGGCTCCCTAAGCCCTCACAGCCTCTGACCCAAAATAGCAATTGAAGATTCTCGTCTACATTTCAGCAGTCACACCTAGTAAACTGGGAAGTGGGGCCCCTAAACTCCATCAATCTACAGCTCAGTGCTTATTTCCACAACTGGCTATGGGGAGACAGGCCTTTTTAGTCACCTCAACTAGATcttaagattaattaattaattaattaattttaggtCCTTAGAGATAGACATGATATAAATAGGTGGTTTATGATCAAGAATGATAAATACACAGATAAAAATAGCTCTAGCAAGATGACCTTAAAGCTTGGAGATGCGGGGGCAGGGCAATTGTTCCCTTATTACATTCTTAGTCATTTTATTCATGCCTATTTTTGTCTGGAGTCCACATACTAAAGGTCAGGTTCAGAAGCTGAAGGTTTCAAAATGACCCTGGTTCCACTATCAAAGTTTTCTTCAGTTTACTAGTAGCTTTTATATAACTCTGAGGTTTAACAGAGCCCATCAATTTCTATAAGTTAAGGTGAGCATATTCAAATGCAAAAGAACCTAGAGAAAGTCACCTAAGATACTGTCCCCTCCTCTGAAAATCCCTAAGGGGATTTTGAAAATTTCTCCCCAAAGATAGGATTAAACAATAAGATACTAGTCCAAGGAAAAGGGACTCTTCTCACCTCATCACTGTTACTGTCAGCACCCATTGTACTGCCACCTCCTAAGGATAAAATTCAAGAAGGATGAAGGTCTGTGGATTCCTTGGGCAGTCACTTAGGTTCCTAATGCCCAAAACTAAAAGGGCTAGTAAGAGTTCAGGGATGGCAAGGTAAATTTGTAGGAACTATAAATATCTGCAGAGGGAGCCAAACAAGCAGCAAATATTTCAAGGAAGGATAGGAAATAAACAGTAAGTTTGATAAAACATCAAGTCTGAAGTCTATAGAGATGCCAAGgcaaaaatttgaaacaaagtttgagaatcattaatagaaatgaaataagTATTCGTTTTATTAACTCACTAGGCTTAGACCTGTGTTTAACAAGCAAGCCTAGTAATAGCACCATGGTTAGACTATAGCCTGCTTTTCCAAGCCATCATTGTACAGTTTATTAAGCAAACAAGGGATCAAATGTCTCTCATCCACCCGATGTGATCTATTTATACATACTCCTAATAAGTCCCATTTGGAACAGCTGAAAATCTTTTAGTAAAAGCTTTGAAGATGAGCTCATGAACTCAGTTTAAATTTCACCAGTTAAATTAAGTCAAATGGAAAGAACTCAAATGAGTAGTTGCCCAATGAGAGCCCATTATTTGTAAGTCATCAAACCATGTGTCCCGCCCCCCAATAAAACCTTAAAACCTtgactcaattattttttttgacTCAATTATTGAAAACCCACATGTAACAAAGTGAAAGGATTAATTTCCATTCCTCAATTTCTCGGTCCcaggtcaaaaaacaaaaaaaaaccccaacagctatttaataaatacttaccaAAATCAGATAGGAAAATTAAAGCCTGCATAGTTATGAACCAGAATTGTTGTACTACTACCAGGTTGCATACAATTACATCAGTTGGTTCTGTATACAATCTAGAACTGACTAGCACAAAATTTTGAATAGAAAAGCTATAAGAAACAGGTTCCTAACTACAGAAGTTGCAAATTTCAAAAGGGTATGAAAAAACTAATGTAATTTCAGActtttctccctttatatttcaaacagaagttctgtaaaaatatatacaatttttacagACGAATACAAGTTTTTGTCTTAAAAACAGAATATTCCATATTTGTAATTGAGCCTTAAGTCAAGTATTCTTGGCCTTAGCACTAGACTAATAAACTAGGAATCACTCAAACCAAGCCAAAGTAGAACAGGTATAAACATCCTGAGCATTGGACTTTCTATTCAAGAAGCACATCTAGGAAAGCTAATTATAGGGGATAAAGCTTCCCTTCACACTCTGTTGTACAGTGTTGAGGCGTCTAGTCATAGCTTCTATTACTTGTAGCTTAAATCCATTTTACACATGCCATTGGCATTGTTAGTGCCTCTATTTTAACACTATAGAAGTTAATGGATTCAGTGGGCATGTTCAATGAACTCTATGACTAGCCTGGCTACTGGCCACTTTCCGGTCCTAGGCAAGGTAATTAGTCTCTCCACCCTACCATCTTCACTAAATCTGAAAGTCCTCCTCCGTGGCCTCCCAAAGTTTGCCTGTTGCTGAAACTGAACTCTgctgctttcacttctttcagACAGTGACTCTTCAAGGGGGACTACTTTTCCCATGTATTTATTCCTGTTAGCCATAAGCCTCCTGCTGCTTGCTTTTCTCCGTTGCTAGCATAGAACTCTTGGAGATTATGGCCTGCACAGCCTGAAGTCCAATTTCATAAATACATCTGATTTCACAGCAGGCGTATGTGGTTTTGGTGGCTGGAGTTGGTTAAGAGTCAATTATTGCACTTAAAAGGCTATCTTATTAGATACGCCAAACCAGCTCCTACTCCAGCAACACCTGCAAAAGCCAGCAGCACATTTCTGAGGCCGTTTTCTAGGTCCTCTCCATGGAAGAAGTCCACAAACCCATCCCAGCCTCTTTGTTTGACTAGCCAGTCTCGTTTTGTCCTTACAAGAACATCTGTGATGCTTTCTGCTAATGGTTCGATGCAGCTTTATTGGTTTATACTCTTCAAGTGTTTGGCCACAAAGGCACCAAAAGAAAGGAGAGTCACAATCCTGCCCCAGTTTGTTACTTGGTCACTGAAAACATGGACCATCACTTGAGACAAAGATTTGACATCGTCtgcgtttttttttgtttttttttttggtatgtgggcctccctctgctgtggcctctcccgttgcggaggacaggctccggacgcgcaggctcagctgtggcctctcccgttgcggaggacaggctccggacgcgcaggctcagcggccatggctcacgggcccagccgctccgcggcatgtgggatNNNNNNNNNNNNNNNNNNNNNNNNNNNNNNNNNNNNNNNNNNNNNNNNNNNNNNNNNNNNNNNNNNNNNNNNNNNNNNNNNNNNNNNNNNNNNNNNNNNNNNNNNNNNNNNNNNNNNNNNNNNNNNNNNNNNNNNNNNNNNNNNNNNNNNNNNNNNNNNNNNNNNNNNNNNNNNNNNNNNNNNNNNNNNNNNNNNNNNNNNNNNNNNNNNNNNNNNNNNNNNNNNNNNNNNNNNNNNNNNNNNNNNNNNNNNNNNNNNNNNNNNNNNNNNNNNNNNNNNNNNNNNNNNNNNNNNNNNNNNNNNNNNNNNNNNNNNNNNNNNNNNNNNNNNNNNNNNNNNNNNNNNNNNNNNNNNNNNNNNNNNNNNNNNNNNNNNNNNNNNNNNNNNNNNNNNNNNNNNNNNNNNNNNNNNNNNNNNNNNNNNNNNNNttttttttttttttgtggtatgcgggcctccctctgctgtggcctctcccgttgcggaggacaggctccggacgcgcaggctcagcggccatggctcacgggcccagccgctccgcggcatgtgggatcctcccagaccggggcgcgaacccggttcccctgcatcggcaggcggacgcgcaaccgctgcgccaccagggaagccctcgtcttCGTTTTTGATGTCCAGTTTCCGAAGCATGCCTTGGTTGCGTTGCACATCATCCCTGACCCGTCGCGGGGTCTCTAACGCCTTCCGACCGGCGGCCCCAGACCCACCCAGCGGCTTCACGTCCTTGGAGCCGGTTGCCTGCTACCGGAGGTATCGAGAGATAATCTCCAGGGACTGCCGGTACaactcgtcctcctcctcctctgcttggGGCGGCGTCGAGGGGAGTGAGCCGTCCGTGCCGGGGCTGTTACTGGCCTCCCCGACCGACTCCAGCAAAGGCAGGATGGCCAGCCGCTTCCCCAGAGGCTCCGGCTCCCACGCATCCAGCTCCTCTTCGGGCGACATGATGGCGTCGGAGGCCGAGGATTCCATCTCTTCAGGTGGCAAGGCACGGCGGGTGGGCGCGAAGAAGCGCAGTCTGGCGGGGGTCGCAGTGACGTCGGGGCCCTCGGCAACAGTGGGTGAGGGCCACGTGACCCTCCGGGAGTCGGGCGCGAGAGTGGCCGGGGGGCGCcggcttcccctccccctccctcccgcaGGGCCGTGGCCTCCTTTCCCTCAGCCAAAAGCCACCTCCCCGGAGGAGAGGAGCCACTGCCACTGCCGCTACCTGGTCCCAATCCGGTCCCCCCACAGTAGAAGTTGAGTCCGATTACCGTGTTTCTCTTGAGGCCGAACATCTCAAACCCCCGCTGCCGCTTCCTGAGAAAAATGGGGGATGCCCTGACTCCTATCTTGAAAAGCGGAAGTAACAACTGAGAGAGGCACTCCTAGATCAAGGTTTTAGGG is a genomic window of Physeter macrocephalus isolate SW-GA chromosome 16, ASM283717v5, whole genome shotgun sequence containing:
- the LOC102993677 gene encoding LOW QUALITY PROTEIN: induced myeloid leukemia cell differentiation protein Mcl-1 homolog (The sequence of the model RefSeq protein was modified relative to this genomic sequence to represent the inferred CDS: inserted 1 base in 1 codon; substituted 2 bases at 2 genomic stop codons); protein product: MFGLKRNTVIGLNFYCGGTGLGPGSGSGSGSSPPGRWLLAEGKEATALREGGGGEAGXPPATLAPDSRRVTWPSPTVAEGPDVTATPARLRFFAPTRRALPPEEMESSASDAIMSPEEELDAWEPEPLGKRLAILPLLESVGEASNSPGTDGSLPSTPPQAEEEEDELYRQSLEIISRYLRXQATGSKDVKPLGGSGAAGRKALETPRRVRDDVQRNQGMLRKLDIKNEDEGFPDDVKSLSQVMVHVFSDQVTNWGRIVTLLSFGAFVAKHLKSINQXSCIEPLAESITDVLVRTKRDWLVKQRGWDGFVDFFHGEDLENGLRNVLLAFAGVAGVGAGLAYLIR